One genomic segment of Thermodesulfobacteriota bacterium includes these proteins:
- a CDS encoding UPF0758 domain-containing protein: MIPKWKHPGGKLREEGAEKLTDQELLAILISVGIKGKPAEKIASEIIQRFGSLEGLANQPLEELLKIKGLSDVKIIRIAAAFELARRIMERNRV; encoded by the coding sequence TTGATACCCAAATGGAAGCATCCTGGCGGAAAACTGAGAGAAGAAGGAGCTGAGAAACTCACCGACCAGGAGCTTCTGGCCATTCTAATCTCTGTGGGAATAAAAGGAAAACCTGCCGAGAAAATCGCCAGTGAAATAATACAAAGGTTCGGCTCATTGGAAGGACTGGCTAATCAGCCTCTTGAGGAACTACTCAAAATAAAGGGTCTTTCCGATGTAAAAATAATTCGAATAGCTGCAGCGTTTGAATTGGCAAGACGCATCATGGAACGAAACAGGGTCTAA
- a CDS encoding M42 family peptidase — protein MQIDLLKRLCEAPGLPGAEEAVKEIVISSLREFTDEITIDALGNTIAHIPGRGPRLVLDAHTDEVGFMVKHIDQRGFLHVSPLGGIDTKVFYGQRLVIWGKKPLVGMVAALPPHISKTSGEKEAPEVEDCTVDLGLTADKVFDLVQIGDVVSYFSPFVETEDAVISKAIDDRVGLFVILEALKRRPKISCDLYVSATVQEEVGLRGANVIVPVYEPDFAIAIEGTVSNDLPGVPDHKTLAKVGKGPEIRLSDRYLVAHRALSFFMREVAEKRNIPHQITVKKAGSTNATAMQVTGKGTRVGVISVPVRYLHSPSCLAYKSDIEETIKLTTAILEEIEHFAQNTN, from the coding sequence ATGCAAATCGACCTGCTAAAGCGGCTTTGCGAGGCTCCCGGGCTTCCCGGCGCTGAGGAAGCGGTCAAGGAAATCGTAATCTCCTCCCTCAGGGAATTCACCGATGAAATCACCATAGACGCCCTCGGCAATACCATAGCCCACATTCCCGGACGTGGACCAAGGCTTGTCCTGGATGCACACACCGATGAAGTGGGATTCATGGTTAAACACATTGACCAAAGAGGCTTCCTGCATGTATCACCGCTCGGGGGAATCGATACAAAGGTATTCTACGGACAAAGGCTGGTTATCTGGGGGAAGAAACCGCTCGTCGGAATGGTAGCCGCATTGCCGCCCCATATAAGCAAGACCAGCGGGGAGAAGGAAGCACCCGAGGTTGAAGACTGCACCGTCGACCTGGGGCTAACCGCAGACAAGGTTTTTGACCTGGTACAAATAGGCGATGTTGTCTCCTATTTTTCACCGTTTGTGGAAACCGAAGACGCGGTGATATCCAAAGCCATCGACGACCGGGTCGGACTCTTCGTCATCCTGGAAGCGCTCAAGCGAAGACCGAAAATAAGCTGCGACCTGTACGTTTCTGCAACCGTCCAGGAGGAGGTCGGCCTCAGGGGAGCAAACGTTATAGTTCCGGTATATGAACCAGATTTCGCCATAGCCATCGAGGGAACGGTCTCCAACGACCTTCCCGGCGTTCCCGACCACAAAACCTTGGCCAAAGTGGGCAAAGGCCCGGAGATAAGGCTTTCCGACAGATACCTGGTTGCCCATCGGGCCCTGAGCTTCTTTATGAGAGAGGTCGCTGAAAAACGAAACATCCCTCATCAGATTACGGTCAAAAAAGCGGGGAGCACAAACGCCACGGCTATGCAGGTAACCGGTAAGGGAACGCGTGTTGGAGTTATCTCCGTACCCGTCCGTTATCTCCACAGCCCGAGCTGCTTAGCCTATAAAAGCGACATCGAAGAGACTATC